From the Pseudomonas sp. SORT22 genome, one window contains:
- the yacG gene encoding DNA gyrase inhibitor YacG, producing MSQPTTVDCPTCGAPVEWSAASAFRPFCSDRCKLIDLGAWASEEHKIPVAPDAEDELFSGELDPRH from the coding sequence ATGAGCCAACCAACGACCGTAGATTGCCCGACCTGTGGCGCCCCTGTGGAATGGAGCGCGGCCAGCGCGTTTAGGCCGTTCTGTTCCGACCGCTGCAAGCTGATCGACCTGGGTGCCTGGGCCTCGGAAGAGCACAAGATTCCGGTTGCTCCGGATGCCGAAGACGAGCTGTTCTCCGGCGAGCTCGACCCGCGTCACTGA
- a CDS encoding DUF3094 family protein — protein MTSRLNPDDQRRVDEYLQAPQHQVERKPFRPWLLLVLVVAVTVALGLLSRLLSQLVL, from the coding sequence ATGACCAGCCGCCTGAATCCCGATGACCAGCGTCGTGTCGATGAATACCTGCAAGCCCCTCAGCACCAAGTCGAGCGCAAGCCTTTCCGGCCCTGGCTGCTCCTTGTGCTGGTGGTGGCCGTAACGGTTGCGCTCGGCTTGTTGAGCCGCCTCTTGAGTCAACTGGTGCTATGA
- the coaE gene encoding dephospho-CoA kinase (Dephospho-CoA kinase (CoaE) performs the final step in coenzyme A biosynthesis.) → MTTAAFTPWILGLTGGIGSGKSAAAQRFVELGVHLVDADQAARWVVEPGRPALASIVERFGPGVLLEDGQLNRAALRELIFADPQQRLWLEALLHPLIGQEIFSYLAKAESPYAVFVSPLMVESGQYKRTDRLLVIDAPQALQVQRTLLRDQTSTEQVQAILKAQASREQRLSHAHDVIVNDRDLAWLHSEVDRLHHFYLTLRGGQA, encoded by the coding sequence ATGACCACCGCTGCTTTCACCCCCTGGATTCTCGGCCTTACCGGCGGCATCGGCAGTGGCAAGAGCGCCGCCGCGCAGCGCTTTGTCGAGCTGGGTGTGCACCTGGTCGACGCCGACCAGGCCGCGCGCTGGGTGGTCGAGCCGGGCCGCCCGGCGCTGGCGAGTATCGTCGAGCGTTTCGGCCCGGGGGTGCTGCTCGAAGACGGCCAGCTCAACCGCGCGGCCCTGCGCGAGCTGATCTTCGCCGACCCGCAGCAACGGCTGTGGCTCGAAGCGCTGCTGCATCCCTTGATCGGCCAGGAGATCTTCAGCTACCTGGCCAAGGCCGAGTCGCCCTATGCGGTGTTTGTTTCGCCGTTGATGGTCGAGTCTGGCCAGTACAAACGCACCGACCGCCTACTGGTGATCGATGCGCCGCAGGCACTGCAGGTGCAACGCACCCTGCTGCGCGACCAGACCAGCACTGAGCAGGTGCAGGCCATCCTCAAGGCCCAGGCCAGCCGTGAACAACGCCTTAGCCACGCCCACGACGTGATCGTTAACGACCGTGACCTGGCCTGGCTGCATTCGGAGGTCGACCGCCTGCACCACTTTTACCTGACTTTGCGAGGAGGCCAAGCATGA
- a CDS encoding DUF1780 domain-containing protein has translation MDDSDYLRLLTIQAEQANAFLSNARKWERERWVCQRLLQGLNIPYRSEDFAAAGQEPPDVLFRDAAFEVFFVLDEGRRLNDEWREELQRRRSAFSLSQLVRREARPRRISAQELLQRLAPTLRKKSHNYQERGLDLSELDIIAFASLKREVLDLNSHFPPPTEYLRQGWRSLSLVGPTFARVLFAHPDAPDFLRGNLGRSIVFDVGISL, from the coding sequence ATGGACGACTCAGACTACTTGCGCCTGCTCACCATTCAGGCCGAACAAGCCAATGCGTTTCTATCCAATGCCCGTAAATGGGAACGTGAGCGTTGGGTCTGCCAGCGCCTGCTGCAAGGCCTGAATATTCCTTACCGCAGCGAAGATTTTGCCGCCGCCGGGCAAGAGCCGCCTGACGTGCTGTTTCGCGATGCCGCCTTCGAGGTGTTTTTTGTCCTCGATGAGGGCCGCCGCCTGAACGACGAGTGGCGCGAAGAGCTGCAGCGCCGGCGCAGTGCCTTTTCGTTGAGCCAGCTGGTGCGCCGCGAGGCCCGGCCACGGCGGATCAGCGCCCAGGAACTGCTGCAGCGCCTGGCACCGACCTTGCGGAAAAAATCGCACAACTATCAGGAACGCGGCCTCGACCTGAGCGAGCTGGACATCATTGCCTTCGCCAGCCTCAAGCGCGAAGTGCTCGACCTCAATAGCCACTTCCCGCCACCCACCGAATACCTGCGCCAGGGCTGGCGCTCGTTGTCGCTGGTGGGCCCGACCTTCGCCCGGGTGTTGTTTGCCCACCCCGATGCGCCGGATTTCTTGCGTGGCAATCTGGGGCGCAGCATCGTTTTTGATGTCGGAATCAGCCTCTGA
- a CDS encoding NAD(P)/FAD-dependent oxidoreductase → MTHRIVIVGGGAGGLELATRLGKTLGKKGSASITLVDANLTHIWKPLLHEVAAGSLNSSEDELNYVAQAKWNHFQFQLGRMSGLDRETKQIQLAATLDEDGRELLPARTLGYDTLVIAVGSNTNDFGTLGAAQHCLFLDTRKQAERFHQQLLNHYLRAHAGDQAHEKISVAIVGAGATGVELAAELHHAAHELAAYGLDRIQPKDMHITLIEAGPRVLPALPERISVPVHKTLEKLGVTVMTNAAVSEVTADELRTSNGEVIQASLKVWAAGIRAPGFLKDIDGLETNRINQLVVRPTLQTTLDDNIFAFGDCAACPQPGSDRNVPPRAQAAHQQASLLAKGLKARLEGKPLPTYAYRDYGSLVSLSRFSAVGNLMGNLTGSVMLEGWLARMFYVSLYRMHQMALYGTFRTLMLMLGSRIGRGTEPRLKLH, encoded by the coding sequence ATGACTCACCGTATAGTGATTGTCGGCGGCGGCGCCGGCGGCCTGGAACTGGCGACCCGCCTGGGTAAGACCCTGGGCAAAAAGGGTAGCGCCAGCATCACCCTGGTCGACGCCAACCTGACGCACATCTGGAAGCCGCTGCTGCACGAAGTGGCGGCCGGCTCGCTCAACTCTTCCGAAGACGAACTGAACTACGTGGCCCAGGCCAAGTGGAATCACTTCCAGTTCCAGCTCGGGCGCATGAGCGGCCTGGACCGCGAAACCAAGCAGATCCAGCTGGCCGCGACCCTCGATGAGGACGGTCGCGAGCTGCTGCCTGCGCGCACCCTGGGCTACGACACCCTGGTGATCGCGGTGGGCAGCAACACCAACGACTTCGGCACCCTGGGCGCGGCGCAGCATTGCCTGTTCCTCGACACCCGCAAGCAGGCCGAGCGTTTCCACCAGCAACTGCTCAACCATTACCTGCGCGCCCACGCGGGCGATCAGGCCCATGAAAAAATCAGCGTGGCCATCGTTGGTGCCGGCGCTACCGGTGTCGAGCTTGCCGCCGAGCTGCATCACGCGGCCCACGAACTGGCGGCTTATGGCCTGGATCGTATCCAGCCAAAAGACATGCACATCACCCTGATCGAAGCCGGCCCGCGGGTGCTGCCAGCACTGCCGGAGCGCATCAGCGTGCCGGTGCACAAGACCCTGGAAAAACTCGGGGTGACAGTGATGACCAACGCGGCGGTCAGCGAAGTGACGGCCGATGAGCTGCGCACCAGCAATGGCGAGGTGATTCAGGCCAGCCTCAAGGTGTGGGCGGCGGGTATTCGGGCGCCGGGGTTCCTCAAAGACATCGACGGCCTGGAAACCAACCGGATCAACCAACTAGTGGTGCGCCCTACCCTGCAGACTACTCTGGACGACAACATTTTCGCCTTTGGCGACTGTGCTGCCTGCCCGCAACCGGGTAGCGACCGTAACGTGCCGCCACGGGCACAGGCTGCGCATCAGCAGGCGTCGTTGCTGGCCAAGGGGCTCAAGGCGCGCCTGGAAGGCAAGCCGTTACCGACTTATGCGTACCGGGATTACGGCTCGCTGGTGTCGCTGTCGCGCTTCTCGGCGGTGGGTAACCTGATGGGCAACCTGACCGGTAGCGTGATGCTCGAGGGCTGGTTGGCGCGGATGTTTTATGTGTCGCTGTATCGCATGCACCAGATGGCGCTGTATGGGACTTTCCGTACGCTGATGCTGATGCTCGGCAGCCGGATTGGTCGCGGGACTGAGCCGCGGTTGAAGCTGCACTGA
- a CDS encoding energy-coupling factor ABC transporter permease, with protein sequence MISAAVLSSQTLTIAWVAYVPVLIWAVARTRWLELFADSRRQHLLFGTVFALFALWLVRRDFDTGVSYHFIGMTAVTLLLDWPLAIVGGLLAQLGLLALGRQDLAAMGVNGLLLIGLPVLVTEVCAILVERAQPRNLFVYIFCSGFFAAALSALLCLLGGLGLLWMDGRFVMPEWIEDFIGYLWLIIFPEAFINGMVVSALVVFCPEWLETFNRTRYLQAPWKDDDPER encoded by the coding sequence GTGATCAGTGCCGCCGTACTTTCCAGCCAGACCCTGACCATCGCCTGGGTCGCCTATGTGCCCGTGCTGATCTGGGCGGTGGCGCGTACCCGCTGGCTGGAACTGTTCGCCGACAGCCGGCGCCAGCATTTGCTGTTTGGTACGGTGTTCGCCTTGTTTGCCCTGTGGCTGGTACGCCGCGACTTCGACACCGGGGTGTCGTATCACTTTATCGGCATGACCGCCGTCACCCTGCTGCTGGACTGGCCGCTGGCGATTGTCGGTGGCTTGCTGGCGCAGCTCGGCCTGCTGGCGCTGGGGCGTCAGGACCTGGCGGCGATGGGGGTCAATGGCCTGCTGCTGATCGGCCTGCCGGTGCTGGTCACCGAGGTGTGCGCGATCCTGGTGGAGCGAGCCCAGCCGCGCAACCTGTTCGTCTATATCTTCTGTTCAGGCTTTTTTGCCGCGGCGCTGTCGGCACTCTTGTGCCTGCTCGGTGGGCTGGGGTTGCTGTGGATGGACGGGCGGTTCGTCATGCCGGAGTGGATCGAGGACTTTATCGGCTACCTGTGGCTGATCATCTTCCCCGAAGCCTTCATCAACGGCATGGTGGTCAGCGCCCTGGTGGTGTTCTGCCCGGAGTGGCTGGAGACCTTCAACCGGACCCGCTACCTGCAGGCCCCGTGGAAGGATGACGACCCCGAGCGCTGA
- a CDS encoding A24 family peptidase: MNLLNTLASQPLMYLSFALLLGLIVGSFLNVLVHRLPIMLERQWQAEAREVLALPSEAQAPRFDLFLPPSQCPHCAHRIRPWENIPVVSYLALRGRCSACQARISPRYPLVELACGALTLFAAWHLGFTVAALALMVLSWGLLAMSLIDIEHHLLPDALVLPLLWLGLIANAFELFVPLEDALWGTVAGYLSLWSVFWVFKLVTGKEGMGYGDFKLLAMLGAWGGWQILPLTLLLSSLLGAVIGLIMLRLQRKQASTPIPFGPYLAIAGWIALLWGGQITTSYLKYSGF; this comes from the coding sequence TCGCCCTGTTGCTCGGGCTGATTGTCGGCAGTTTTCTCAATGTGCTGGTGCATCGCCTGCCGATCATGCTCGAACGCCAATGGCAGGCCGAAGCCCGTGAGGTACTGGCGTTGCCCAGCGAGGCACAAGCGCCGCGCTTCGACCTGTTTTTACCGCCCTCGCAATGCCCGCATTGCGCCCACCGCATTCGCCCGTGGGAAAACATACCGGTGGTGAGTTACCTGGCCTTGCGCGGGCGCTGTTCCGCTTGCCAGGCGCGCATCAGCCCGCGCTATCCGCTGGTGGAGCTTGCCTGCGGGGCGCTGACGCTGTTTGCCGCCTGGCATCTGGGTTTTACCGTCGCGGCCCTGGCGCTGATGGTGCTGAGTTGGGGCCTGCTGGCCATGAGCTTGATCGATATCGAGCACCATCTGTTGCCCGATGCCCTGGTGCTGCCGTTGTTGTGGTTGGGGCTGATCGCCAATGCCTTTGAACTGTTCGTCCCGCTGGAGGATGCCTTGTGGGGCACGGTGGCCGGTTACCTGAGCCTGTGGTCGGTGTTCTGGGTGTTCAAGCTGGTCACCGGCAAAGAGGGCATGGGCTATGGCGATTTCAAGTTGCTGGCCATGCTCGGCGCCTGGGGCGGCTGGCAGATTTTGCCGCTGACCTTGCTGTTGTCGTCGCTGCTGGGGGCGGTGATCGGCCTGATTATGCTGCGCCTGCAGCGCAAGCAGGCGAGCACGCCGATCCCCTTTGGTCCCTATCTGGCCATTGCGGGCTGGATCGCGCTGCTCTGGGGTGGTCAAATAACCACTTCCTATCTGAAATATTCCGGATTCTGA